From a region of the Monodelphis domestica isolate mMonDom1 chromosome 8, mMonDom1.pri, whole genome shotgun sequence genome:
- the LOC100011174 gene encoding mitochondrial chaperone BCS1 isoform X2, producing MALTDFVLALKDNPYFGAGFGLVGVGTALALARKGAQLGLVAFRRYYMITLEVPGRDRSYSWLLSWLAQRGSRTQHLSVETSYLQHESGRVTTKFDFVPSPGNHFIWYQGRWIRVERVREKQMIDLQTGTPWESVTFTALGTDRSIFSSILEEGIPYRRGYLLYGPPGCGKSSFITALAGELEHSICLLSLTDSSLSDDRLNHLLSVAPQQSLVLLEDVDAAFLSRDLSTENPAKYQGLGRLTFSGLLNALDGVASTEARIVFMTTNYVNRLDPALIRPGRVDLKEYVGYCSQWQLSQMFQRFYPGETASVAESFAEQALSAQCQLSPAQVQGHFMLFKNDPVGAVKHAKALGVTSLQSIQTNKYHSQYQSLPLIHFPTSI from the exons ATGGCTCTGACCGACTTCGTGCTGGCGCTGAAAGATAACCCGTACTTCGGGGCCGGCTTCGGACTGGTGGGCGTAGGCACAGCCCTGGCCCTAGCCCGCAAGGGCGCCCAGCTGGGCCTGGTGGCCTTCCGGCGCTACTACATGATCACTCTGGAGGTCCCGGGCAGGGACCGCAGCTATTCGTGGCTGCTGAGCTGGCTGGCCCAGCGTGGCTCCCGAACCCAGCACCTGAGTGTAGAGACATCGTACCTGCAGCACGAGAGTGGCCGCGTCACCACCAAATTCGACTTCGTGCCCAGCCCGGGAAACCATTTCATTTG GTATCAGGGCAGGTGGATCCGGGTAGAACGGGTCCGGGAGAAACAAATGATCGACTTGCAGACGGGAACCCCTTGGGAGTCGGTCACTTTCACCGCCCTTGGCACGGACCGAAGTATTTTCTCTAGTATCCTGGAGGAAG GCATTCCTTACCGGCGTGGCTACCTATTGTACGGCCCCCCTGGCTGTGGAAAGAGCAGTTTTAT CACAGCTCTGGCTGGGGAACTGGAACACAGCATCTGTCTGCTCAGTCTTACCGACTCAAGTCTCTCTGATGACCGGTTGAACCACTTGCTGAGTGTAGCCCCACAGCAGAGCCTGGTGCTACTGGAGGATGTAGATGCAGCCTTCCTCAGCCGGGACTTATCAACAGAAA ACCCAGCAAAGTACCAAGGTCTGGGACGTCTGACCTTCAGTGGGCTGCTTAATGCCTTGGATGGAGTGGCCTCCACTGAGGCACGAATTGTCTTCATGACTACCAATTATGTTAACAG GCTGGACCCTGCCTTGATACGTCCAGGTCGTGTGGATCTGAAGGAATATGTTGGCTATTGTTCACAATGGCAGCTATCCCAGATGTTTCAGAGGTTCTACCCTGGGGAAACGGCATCTGTAGCAGAATCTTTTGCTGAGCAAGCCCTCTCAGCCCAGTGCCAGCTCAGTCCTGCTCAGGTCCAAGGCCACTTCATGCTCTTTAAAAATGACCCAGTGGGGGCTGTAAAGCATGCTAAGGCTCTTGGTGTGACCAGTCTCCAGAGTATTCAAACCAATAAATACCATTCACAGTACCAGAGCCTTCCTCTGATTCATTTTCCTACTAGTATTTAA
- the RNF25 gene encoding E3 ubiquitin-protein ligase RNF25 — MARSMEALLRAAPNRRPTASGPTEDPGVYGCLVTAAGGGGRPPSASPPTGKHFRFRRRQQEEMAAAAAAAGEEDWVLPSEVEVLESIYLDELQVVQGNGRSSPWEICITLHPATAEDQDSQFVCFTLVLLVPAQYPNEVPKISIRNPRGLSDEQIHKISQALSCVAEAGLGTAVLYELIEKGKEILTDNNIPHGQCVICLYGFQEKEAFTKTPCYHYFHCHCLARYIQHMEQELKAQKEEQQQHPGSPVEQGVGVQCPVCRELLVYDLATLQAAPPPQHPLEPYQPDAESLRQREERQRLYERQQQRGGIIDPEAERNRYFISLQQPSPLEPEVAPDASKGSQPPGAPATALPTSQDTLPVAPQHARERISGAGSSQQGLNELQRAERDTSRACRTPGQQAEQRDLRGSGNSAPKGSNCTQELLPPDGPFKEPMDLKPQPQSQRVDGPTKEKGAGSWQGPPNRRNWECGRWERSKGRTPGSSYPRLPRGRGAYRPSARREPSGLEPEEGS, encoded by the exons ATGGCCCGCTCCATGGAGGCACTACTGCGGGCAGCTCCGAACCGTCGCCCCACCGCCTCAGGCCCCACCGAGGACCCCGGCGTCTACGGTTGCCTAGTAACGGCAGCTGGTGGCGGCGGGCGGCCTCCCTCAGCCTCTCCGCCTACGGGAAAGCACTTCCGGTTCCGGCGCAGGCAGCAGGAGGAGATGGCGGCGGCCGCGGCGGCAGCCGGGGAAGAGGACTG GGTTCTACCCTCTGAAGTGGAGGTGTTGGAGTCTATCTACCTGGATGAATTACAGGTGGTTCAAGGAAATGGAAG GTCTTCACCATGGGAAATCTGCATCACTCTGCACCCTGCTACAGCTGAAGACCAGGATTCACAATTTGTCTGCTTTACCTTGGTGTTACTGGTCCCTGCCCAG TATCCCAATGAGGTGCCTAAGATCTCCATCCGTAACCCCCGAGGACTCTCAGATGAACAGATCCATAA GATCTCACAGGCACTGAGTTGTGTAGCTGAGGCTGGACTGGGCACTGCTGTGCTCTATGAACTCATTGAG AAGGGGAAGGAGATCTTGACAGACAACAATATTCCACATGGCCAGTGTGTCATCTGTCTCTATGGCTTCCAG GAAAAGGAAGCTTTCACAAAGACCCCTTGTTACCACTACTTCCATTGCCATTGCCTTGCCCGATATATCCAGCACATGGAACAAGAACTTAAGGCTCAGAAAGAAGAACAGCAGCAACATCCAGGTTCTCCAGTTGAGCAG GGTGTTGGTGTCCAGTGTCCAGTCTGCAGAGAGCTCCTGGTATATGACCTTGCCACACTGCAGGCAGCTCCCCCACCTCAACATCCTCTG GAGCCCTACCAGCCAGATGCAGAGAGCTTGAGACAACGGGAGGAGCGCCAGCGGCTCTATGAGAGGCAGCAGCAGCGTGGGGGGATCATAGATCCAGAAGCCGAACGTAACCGATATTTTATCAGCCTCCAGCAG cCTTCCCCTTTGGAACCTGAAGTAGCCCCAGATGCCTCCAAGGGATCTCAGCCACCAGGTGCCCCTGCTACTGCTTTGCCCACCTCACAAGATACCCTGCCCGTTGCCCCACAACATGCAAGAGAAAGGATCTCAGGAGCTGGGTCAAGCCAGCAAGGGCTGAATGAGCTCCAGAGAGCTGAGAGAGACACCTCCAGGGCATGCCGGACCCCTGGGCAGCAGGCAGAGCAGAGAGACCTTCGGGGAAGTGGGAACTCTGCCCCCAAAGGCTCCAATTGTACACAAGAACTGCTCCCTCCTGATGGACCATTCAAGGAGCCTATGGACCTGAAGCCACAGCCTCAGAGTCAAAGGGTTGATGGCCCCACCAAGGAGAAGGGGGCTGGCAGCTGGCAGGGGCCCCCAAATCGCAGGAACTGGGAATGTGGTCGCTGGGAACGTTCCAAAGGTCGGACGCCTGGCTCTTCCTACCCACGCCTGCCTCGTGGCCGGGGAGCTTACCGGCCCAGTGCTCGGAGGGAACCTTCTGGCCTAGAACCAGAGGAGGGTTCCTAG
- the ZNF142 gene encoding zinc finger protein 142 — translation MTDSVLDPQQGNSSKEMDGLCPQLLLVPLSLPDRGVPGPVQSISYSETLPPVPTNSDCLLVEATATEGNTGSMEIRVESVPGDLSHSSPGETPATEQSFSEGNSSEGVGSSLPGRETVGEEKEQEENGRDLLSPEEKEGEKKTEECESGNNKEVQKTRKGAWQFKGDVAAGSESLFKTHMCPECKRCFKKRTHLVEHLHLHFPDPSLQCPNCQKFFTSKSKLKIHLLRELGEKAHRCPLCHYRAVEKNALNRHMASMHEDISNFYSDVYTCPVCREEFRLSQALKEHLKSHAIEPTRLHCFQEGCSHAAPDRKAFVRHLREAHGVRAVECRHHSCPMLFATAEAMEAHRKSHYAFHCPHCDFACSNKHLFRKHKKQGHPGNEELCCAFCPFVTFNPVAYQDHVGKMHAHEKIHQCPECSFATAHKRVLIRHTLLHTGEKPHKCELCDFTCRDVSYLSKHMLTHSNTKDYMCTECGYVTKWKHYLSVHMRKHAGDLRYQCNQCSYRCHRADQLSSHKLRHQGKSLMCEVCAFACKRKYELQKHMASQHRLGAPAPLYPCRYCSYQSRHKQALLSHENCKHTRLREFRCALCDYRTFSNTTLFFHKRKAHGYVPGDQAWSQSSASQEQEGTEPCPAPPPDPEISSQASPQDEERCPQPMESFEPSFNQAFSGVCVEKGEGKEEEKNAPHGDNFVGQSPSPAEVDEDGCTLHLEALSVELGPAAGLPPTEVTDPSLVEYGDLGTSEALGSEEPDGPLEGLPDFEEEPELQNSGQSRIGAVGEPGQEKPPPDAPRDLVSSEDTLYNLQGVPLLETPALSQLPQSESVLKALRRRDKEQAETLVLEGRVQMLVVQGEGQAFRCPHCPFVTRREKALGLHAKTGCQGRREPLLCSECGASFKQQRGLNTHLLKKCPVLLKKNKPLLKSTSPVLLDPQPTVTVALESIAEGTPPPTTWEIKLGPAENLPNEPPLSPPVVKESGSPSSDSCTPMEGHPAPVEASEKFYFEQGKFHCHACPFLCSRRSSITSHVTEGCRGQSRGSKRSTYQPESGLNSNDPGGEDHAPVLPKGPRLSCPSCSFSCRQERALRTHQTRGCPGTAEPGELRCSLCPFTARAAAALRLHQRRRHRAAPGLSSPPGRGPRPLLQCQDCSFTCKQSRCLQQHRRLKHEGVKPHQCPFCEFSTTRRYRLEAHRSRHTGVGRIPCGSCPQTFGTNSKLRLHRLRVHDKTPTHFCPLCDYSGYLRHDITRHINSCHQGTPAFACPQCEARFSSETALKQHALRRHPDPTPLAPGTPSEASEGPLPCPRCGLSCPSPTALRCHTRKQHPRLECSTCHEAFSSRGALEEHRRRQHFSHRCHLCSFAARERAGLVRHYLGQHEKTAAGDGPALHCPFCDFTCHHQPVLDHHVKGHGGTRLYQCTDCAYSTKNRQKITWHSRIHTGEKPYRCHLCPYACADPSRLKYHMRIHKEERKYLCPECGYKCKWVNQLKYHMTKHTGLKPYQCTECEYCTNRADALRVHQETRHQEARAFMCEQCGKAFKTRFLLRTHLRKHSEDKPYVCNVCHRAFRWAAGLRHHALTHTDRHPFFCRLCSYKAKQKFQVVKHVRRHHPDQTDPSQSVGKDPTTPTVHLHDVQLEDPVPLAPAAPEG, via the exons ATGACCGATTCTGTATTGGACCCACAACAAGGGAACAGCAGTAAGGAAATGGATGGACTATGCCCTCAGCTATTACTAGTGCCCCTATCCCTCCCTGACCGTGGTGTTCCAGGGCCAGTTCAGAGTATTTCCTACTCGGAGACTCTCCCACCTGTGCCTACAAACTCAGACTGCCTGCTTGTGGAAGCCACAGCAACAGAGGGGAATACAGGAAGCATGGAAATCCGTGTAGAATCGGTTCCTGGAGACTTATCCCACAGTTCCCCTGGAGAGACCCCAG CAACTGAGCAGTCTTTTAGTGAAGGGAACTCTTCAGAAGGAGTAGGCAGCTCCCTGCCTGGCAGAGAAACAGTCGGAGAGGAGAAGGagcaagaagaaaatggaagggatCTTCTCTCTcctgaagagaaggaaggagaaaagaaaacagaagaatgtGAGAGTGGGAACAAcaaggaagtccaaaagacacGAAAAGGGGCCTGGCAATTCAAAG GAGATGTGGCTGCTGGCTCTGAATCATTGTTCAAGACCCACATGTGCCCCGAATGCAAGCGTTGCTTCAAGAAGCGGACCCACCTTGTAGAACATCTTCACCTGCACTTCCCGGACCCCAGCCTCCAGTGCCCCAACTGCCAGAAGTTCTTCACCAGTAAGAGCAAGCTCAAAATTCATTTGCTTAGGGAGCTAGGTGAGAAGGCCCACCGCTGTCCCTTGTGCCACTACCGGGCTGTGGAGAAGAATGCTTTGAACCGGCACATGGCAAGCATGCACGAGGATATCTCCAATTTCTACTCGGATGTCTACACATGCCCTGTGTGCCGAGAGGAGTTCCGCCTGAGCCAGGCCCTCAAGGAGCACCTGAAGAGTCATGCCATTGAGCCCACACGCTTGCACTGCTTTCAGGAGGGCTGTAGTCATGCAGCACCTGATCGGAAGGCCTTTGTCCGGCACCTCAGGGAGGCACACGGGGTGCGAGCCGTGGAGTGCCGGCACCACTCCTGCCCCATGCTCTTTGCAACGGCAGAGGCTATGGAGGCCCACCGTAAGAGTCACTATGCATTTCACTGTCCACACTGTGACTTTGCCTGTTCCAACAAGCACTTGTTTCGCAAGCACAAGAAGCAGGGACACCCTGGCAATGAGGAACTGTGCTGCGCCTTCTGTCCCTTTGTCACCTTCAACCCCGTGGCCTACCAAGACCATGTAGGCAAGATGCATGCCCATGAGAAGATCCACCAGTGTCCTGAGTGTAGCTTTGCCACTGCCCACAAGAGGGTGCTGATCCGCCACACGCTTCTCCACACTG GAGAGAAACCCCACAAGTGTGAATTGTGTGACTTCACCTGCCGAGATGTGAGCTACCTGTCCAAACACATGTTGACCCACTCCAACACCAAGGACTATATGTGCACCGAGTGTGGCTATGTCACCAAGTGGAAGCACTACCTCAGTGTGCACATGCGCAAGCACGCTGGTGACCTCAG gTATCAGTGCAACCAGTGTTCTTATCGCTGCCACCGGGCTGACCAGCTTAGCAGCCATAAGCTGCGCCACCAGGGCAAGTCTCTAATGTGTGAAGTGTGTGCGTTTGCCTGCAAGCGGAAATATGAACTGCAGAAACACATGGCCTCCCAGCACCGCCTTGGAGCCCCGGCCCCGCTCTACCCTTGTCGCTACTGCAGCTACCAGAGCCGCCACAAACAGGCACTACTGAGCCATGAGAACTGCAAGCACACACGCTTGCGTGAATTCCGCTGTGCCCTCTGTGATTACCGGACGTTCAGTAACACCACCCTCTTCTTCCACAAGCGCAAGGCCCATGGCTATGTTCCAGGGGACCAGGCCTGGTCACAGAGCTCTGCTAGCCAAGAGCAGGAGGGCACTGAGCCATGCCCAGCTCCTCCACCAGACCCAGAGATCTCGAGCCAGGCTTCTCCCCAGGATGAGGAACGATGCCCACAGCCCATGGAATCCTTCGAGCCCAGCTTTAACCAAGCATTTTCAGGGGTTTgtgtggagaagggagagggaaaggaggaagaaaagaatgcccCCCATGGGGATAACTTTGTGGGACAGTCTCCCAGTCCTGCAGAAGTAGATGAGGATGGCTGCACCCTGCACCTGGAGGCACTGAGTGTTGAGCTGGGCCCTGCCGCTGGGCTTCCCCCCACTGAAGTGACAGACCCATCCCTTGTGGAGTATGGGGATCTAGGCACCTCCGAAGCCTTGGGATCAGAGGAGCCAGATGGCCCATTGGAGGGTTTGCCTGACTTTGAGGAAGAGCCGGAGCTCCAGAACAGTGGTCAGTCTAGGATAGGGGCCGTGGGGGAGCCAGGACAAGAGAAGCCACCCCCTGATGCTCCTAGAGATCTTGTATCCTCAGAGGACACTCTTTATAACTTACAGGGGGTCCCATTGCTTGAGACACCAGCCCTGTCCCAGCTCCCACAGTCAGAGTCAGTGCTCAAAGCACTAAGAAGACGGGACAAAGAGCAGGCAGAGACCCTGGTACTGGAGGGGCGAGTGCAGATGCTGGTGGTGCAGGGGGAGGGACAAGCCTTCCGCTGTCCACACTGCCCTTTTGTCACCCGCCGTGAGAAGGCTCTGGGACTCCACGCTAAGACTGGGTGCCAGGGTCGCCGGGAGCCCCTCCTTTGTTCAGAATGTGGGGCTAGCTTCAAGCAGCAACGTGGGCTTAACACCCACCTCCTCAAGAAGTGCCCCGTCCTGCTCAAAAAGAATAAGCCTTTGCTCAAATCTACTTCTCCAGTCCTTTTAGATCCTCAGCCTACTGTTACTGTAGCCTTGGAGAGCATAGCTGAGGGGACGCCACCTCCCACCACCTGGGAAATTAAACTAGGGCCTGCCGAAAATCTGCCCAATGAGCCTCCCCTGTCACCCCCAGTTGTAAAAGAGAGTGGGAGCCCATCATCTGATTCATGCACCCCAATGGAAGGACACCCTGCACCTGTGGAAGCCTCAGAAAAATTCTACTTTGAGCAAGGGAAGTTCCATTGCCATGCTTGCCCATTCCTGTGTTCCCGTCGCTCTTCTATTACCTCCCATGTAACTGAGGGCTGTCGGGGCCAAAGCCGGGGCAGCAAACGCAGCACCTACCAGCCTGAGTCAGGCCTGAACAGCAATGACCCAGGTGGGGAGGATCATGCCCCGGTGCTCCCAAAAGGGCCCCGGCTTTCCTGCCCCTCCTGCTCCTTCAGCTGTAGGCAGGAACGGGCATTGAGGACACACCAGACCAGGGGCTGCCCTGGTACTGCGGAGCCTGGAGAGCTGCGCTGCAGCCTCTGCCCCTTCACTGCTCGGGCTGCAGCTGCTCTGAGGCTCCACCAGAGGCGGCGGCACCGAGCAGCACCGGGACTCTCATCACCACCTGGCCGTGGACCCCGTCCCCTACTGCAGTGTCAGGATTGCAGCTTCACCTGTAAGCAGAGCCGGTGCCTACAGCAGCATCGGCGGCTGAAGCATGAGGGAGTGAAGCCCCACCAGTGCCCCTTCTGTGAGTTCTCAACCACACGGCGCTACCGCTTGGAGGCACACCGGTCTCGGCACACGGGAGTGGGCCGCATCCCTTGTGGGTCCTGCCCCCAGACTTTCGGCACCAACTCCAAGTTGCGCCTGCACCGGCTCAGGGTTCACGATAAGACACCCACACATTTCTGCCCACTCTGTGACTACAGTGGCTACCTACGGCACGACATCACCCGACACATCAACAGCTGCCACCAGGGTACACCAGCTTTTGCCTGTCCTCAATGCGAGGCACGCTTCAGTTCAGAGACGGCACTGAAGCAGCATGCGCTGAGGCGACACCCAGACCCTACGCCCCTGGCTCCAGGCACACCTTCGGAGGCCTCTGAGGGTCCCCTGCCCTGTCCTCGCTGTGGTCTCTCGTGCCCCAGCCCCACTGCCCTGAGGTGCCACACCCGCAAGCAGCACCCCAGGCTAGAGTGTAGCACATGCCATGAGGCCTTCTCTAGTCGGGGGGCCTTGGAGGAGCATCGAAGGCGGCAACACTTCAGCCATCGCTGCCACCTGTGCAGTTTTGCTGCTCGGGAGCGTGCAGGGCTTGTGAGGCACTATCTGGGACAGCATGAGAAGACGGCGGCAGGGGATGGCCCCGCCTTACACTGCCCCTTCTGTGATTTTACCTGCCACCATCAGCCGGTTCTAGATCACCATGTCAAGGGGCATGGGGGAACAAGATTGTACCAGTGCACTGACTGTGCCTATAGCACCAAGAACAGGCAGAAGATCACTTGGCACAGCCgcatccacactggggagaagccATACCGCTGTCATCTTTGTCCTTATGCCTGTGCTGACCCCTCTCGTCTCAAG TACCACATGCGAATCCACAAAGAAGAACGTAAATACTTGTGTCCCGAGTGTGGCTACAAATGCAAGTGGGTAAACCAGCTCAAATATCATATGACTAAGCACACAG GATTGAAACCCTACCAGTGCACTGAGTGTGAGTATTGTACAAACAGAGCAGATGCACTCCGGGTACACCAGGAGACTCGGCATCAGGAGGCCCGGGCATTCATGTGTGAGCAGTGTGGCAAGGCCTTCAAGACAAGGTTTTTGCTACGTACCCACCTTAGAAAACACAGTGAAGACAAGCCTTATGTGTGCAATGTGTGCCACCGTGCTTTCCGCTGGGCTGCTGGCCTACGCCACCATGCCCTTACTCACACTGACCGCCACCCTTTCTTCTGCCGCCTCTGTAGCTATAAGGCCAAGCAGAAGTTTCAGGTGGTCAAACATGTCAGGAGGCACCACCCTGACCAGACTGACCCCAGCCAGAGTGTGGGCAAAGACCCTACTACCCCAACAGTGCATCTTCATGACGTGCAACTTGAGGATCCTGTACCCCTAGCTCCTGCTGCACCTGAAGGTTGA
- the LOC100011174 gene encoding mitochondrial chaperone BCS1 isoform X1 — MALTDFVLALKDNPYFGAGFGLVGVGTALALARKGAQLGLVAFRRYYMITLEVPGRDRSYSWLLSWLAQRGSRTQHLSVETSYLQHESGRVTTKFDFVPSPGNHFIWYQGRWIRVERVREKQMIDLQTGTPWESVTFTALGTDRSIFSSILEEARELALKQQEGKTVMYTAMGSEWRPFGHPRRRRPLKSVVLDEGLAERIIQDIREFINNPKWYSDRGIPYRRGYLLYGPPGCGKSSFITALAGELEHSICLLSLTDSSLSDDRLNHLLSVAPQQSLVLLEDVDAAFLSRDLSTENPAKYQGLGRLTFSGLLNALDGVASTEARIVFMTTNYVNRLDPALIRPGRVDLKEYVGYCSQWQLSQMFQRFYPGETASVAESFAEQALSAQCQLSPAQVQGHFMLFKNDPVGAVKHAKALGVTSLQSIQTNKYHSQYQSLPLIHFPTSI, encoded by the exons ATGGCTCTGACCGACTTCGTGCTGGCGCTGAAAGATAACCCGTACTTCGGGGCCGGCTTCGGACTGGTGGGCGTAGGCACAGCCCTGGCCCTAGCCCGCAAGGGCGCCCAGCTGGGCCTGGTGGCCTTCCGGCGCTACTACATGATCACTCTGGAGGTCCCGGGCAGGGACCGCAGCTATTCGTGGCTGCTGAGCTGGCTGGCCCAGCGTGGCTCCCGAACCCAGCACCTGAGTGTAGAGACATCGTACCTGCAGCACGAGAGTGGCCGCGTCACCACCAAATTCGACTTCGTGCCCAGCCCGGGAAACCATTTCATTTG GTATCAGGGCAGGTGGATCCGGGTAGAACGGGTCCGGGAGAAACAAATGATCGACTTGCAGACGGGAACCCCTTGGGAGTCGGTCACTTTCACCGCCCTTGGCACGGACCGAAGTATTTTCTCTAGTATCCTGGAGGAAG CCCGAGAATTGGCCCTAAAGCAACAAGAGGGGAAGACGGTGATGTACACAGCCATGGGCTCAGAGTGGAGGCCATTTGGTCATCCTAGACGGCGAAGGCCCCTAAAATCCGTGGTGCTCGATGAGGGCCTGGCTGAGCGCATCATCCAAGATATTCGAGAATTCATCAATAATCCCAAGTGGTACAGCGACAGAG GCATTCCTTACCGGCGTGGCTACCTATTGTACGGCCCCCCTGGCTGTGGAAAGAGCAGTTTTAT CACAGCTCTGGCTGGGGAACTGGAACACAGCATCTGTCTGCTCAGTCTTACCGACTCAAGTCTCTCTGATGACCGGTTGAACCACTTGCTGAGTGTAGCCCCACAGCAGAGCCTGGTGCTACTGGAGGATGTAGATGCAGCCTTCCTCAGCCGGGACTTATCAACAGAAA ACCCAGCAAAGTACCAAGGTCTGGGACGTCTGACCTTCAGTGGGCTGCTTAATGCCTTGGATGGAGTGGCCTCCACTGAGGCACGAATTGTCTTCATGACTACCAATTATGTTAACAG GCTGGACCCTGCCTTGATACGTCCAGGTCGTGTGGATCTGAAGGAATATGTTGGCTATTGTTCACAATGGCAGCTATCCCAGATGTTTCAGAGGTTCTACCCTGGGGAAACGGCATCTGTAGCAGAATCTTTTGCTGAGCAAGCCCTCTCAGCCCAGTGCCAGCTCAGTCCTGCTCAGGTCCAAGGCCACTTCATGCTCTTTAAAAATGACCCAGTGGGGGCTGTAAAGCATGCTAAGGCTCTTGGTGTGACCAGTCTCCAGAGTATTCAAACCAATAAATACCATTCACAGTACCAGAGCCTTCCTCTGATTCATTTTCCTACTAGTATTTAA